The following nucleotide sequence is from Streptomyces leeuwenhoekii.
GCCGAAGCGGTGCTGTTCGTCGACGACGACGAGGCCGAGGTCGTGGAACTGCACCTTGTCCTCGATCAGCGCATGGGTGCCGATCACGATGCCGGCCTCGCCGGTGGCCAGGTCGAGCAGGGCCTGGCGGCGCGCGGCTGCCCCCATCGAGCCGGTCAGCAGCACCACCTTGGTGGCGTGTTCGGCCCCGCCGAGCATGCCGCCCTCGGCGAGCTCCCCCATCATCTCGACGACCGAGCGGTGGTGCTGCTGGGCGAGCACCTCGGTGGGCGCCAGCATCGCCGCCTGTCCGCCCGCGTCGACGACGGCGAGCATGGCGCGCAGGGCCACCAGGGTCTTGCCGCTGCCGACCTCGCCCTGGAGCAGCCGGTGCATGGGGTGCTCGGTCGCCAGGTCCGCGAAGATCTCCCGGGAGACCTTCCGCTGGCCCTCGGTGAGGGTGAAGGGGAGGCGGGCGTCGAAGGCCGCGAGCAGCCCGTCGGGCCGGGGCTCGCGGGCGACGGCGGGAAGCTGGGCGTCGGCGTGACGGCGGCGGGCGAGGGCGACCTGGAGGACGAACGCCTCGTCCCACTTCAGCCGGGCGCGGGCGTCGGCAATGTCCGCCTTGGTGTGCGGGCGGTGGATCTTCAGCAGGGCCTCGGGGAGGGGGACCAGGCCGCGGCCCTCGCGCAGCGCCCCGGGGAGGGGGTCGACGGCCTCCTGGGCGCTGGGCAGCACCGTCTGGACGGCCTTGGCGATCTTCCAGGACTCCAGCTTGGCGGTGGCCGGGTAGAGGGGGATCAGGGCGCCGGCCCAGCTCTCCACCGTCTCGGCCGCCTGGTCCTCGTCGTCGCTGCGCAGCAACTCGTATGCAGGGTGCGCCAGTTGGAGACGGCGGTTGAACACCGACACCTTGCCGGCGAACAGCGCGCGGGTGCCCGGCAGGAGTTCCTTGTGCGGCTTGTGCACGCCGTTGCCGAAGAAGACCAGCTGGAGCCGGCCGCTGCCGTCGGTGATGGTCACCTCCAGGCGCTGCCCCTTGCCGCGCGGGGCCCGGGGGGAGGCGAAGCTGTGCAGCCGGGCGTCGGCGACCTGGGCGACCACCGTGACGTGCTCGTCCATGGGGAGGTCGGCGAGGTGGGTGAGCTGCCCCCGCTCCTCGTATCTGCGCGGATAGTGGTGGAGCAGGTCGCCGACGGTGTGCAGGCCGAGATGCTCGGCCATCACCTTCGCGGTGGCGGGGCCGAGCACCGACTTCAGTGGCTGTTGCAGTGGTTCTCGCAGTGCGGGCACGAGATCCATTGCACACCACGCCACTGACAAAGCCGTAGAGGTGCCCGGAAACCCCGGCCGGGCGGACGGCCCGGGCGGCCTCGGCACCGTGCCGGGGGTGGGCAAGCCGCGCTCCGACTTTCCGGCGGCTCCGGCTCCCCGGGCGGTTCGGCAGCCGCCCGGCGGGCCGCTTCCCGGGCTTCGGACCGACCGCGGCCGTGGGCCGCCGCCTCCCGCCGGCCCCCGGGCCCGATGGCCGGACGGCCGGACGGCCGGACGGCCGGATGGCCGGACGGCCGGATGGAGGGACGGTCGGACGGCCCGATGGAGGGACGGTCGGACGGCCCGATGGAGGGACGGTCGGACGGCCCGATGGAGGGACGGGCCGGGAAAGGACCGGTGACCGGCCTACTCGACCCCGATGAGCAGCAGGGATCCCTGCCTGCCGCCCCGGTAGACCACCGTGTCGACGGCCAGGTACGCCTCCCGGACGCGGGCCTCCAGGTGTCCGGCGACCGTCTCGGGGGCCTCGTCGCCCAGGACCAGGGTGACCAGTTCGCCCCCGGCGGCGAGCATGCGGTCGAGGACGGTCCGGGCGGTGGCGGTGACGTCCGCCCCGATCACGGCGACATCGCCGTCGATCAGGCCGAGGACGTCCCCGGCCTGGCAGATGCCCGCCGTGGTCCAGGCCTCGCGTTCGGCGACGGTGACCTCGGCGTAGCGGGTGGCACCGGCCGCCGAGGTCATCGCCACGACGTCCTCGTCGAAGCTCCGGCCGGGCTCGTGCACGGCGAGCGCCGCGATGCCCTGGACCGCGGAACGGGTGGGGATGAGAGCCACCCGGACGCCCGCCGCGCGGGCCTGCTCGGCCGCCGCGGCGGCGGTGTGGCGCAGCTCGGCGTCGTTGGGGAGCAGCACCACCTCGCGCGCGTGGGCCCGCCGTACCGCCTCCACCAGCTCGCCGCTGGCCGGCGGCTCCCCGGGGCGGGCCAGCACGGTGGTGGCACCGGCCTCGGAGTACAGCCCGGCCAGCCCCTCGCCCGGCACCACGGCCACCACGGCGCGCTGCGCCCGCGCGCGGGGCGGGTGACCGGCGCCCGCGGTGTGCGCGTCGCCCTGCCCGAAGTGGGTGATCCGGATGCGGTACGGCCGCCCGGCCTCCACGCCCGCCTCGACGGCCGCGCCGGCGTCGTCGACGTGCACATGGACGTTCCACAACCCGTCACCGCCGACCACCACGAGGGAGTCCCCGAGAGCGTCGAGCCGCTCTCGCAGCCGCGTGACGGCGTCGTCGTCCGCCTCCAGGAGGTAGATCACCTCGAAGGCCGGGCCGGCGCCGGGAAGATCGCAGGTGCCGGGGGGGCCGCTCGCCCCGGGGTCGTCCGCGGGGGCATCCGGCCCGGCGTGCTCCCCGCGCGCGGGGGCGTCTTCCGGGTGAACGGCCTCCTCGCGCACGGGGGCGCCGTCGAGCGGAGCGGTCCGCACGCGCGGGTGGGCGCCGCCGAGCGGGGCCGCCGGACGGTACGCGGCCGGTCCGGCCTCGGGCGCCTCGCCCGTC
It contains:
- the recG gene encoding ATP-dependent DNA helicase RecG; the encoded protein is MDLVPALREPLQQPLKSVLGPATAKVMAEHLGLHTVGDLLHHYPRRYEERGQLTHLADLPMDEHVTVVAQVADARLHSFASPRAPRGKGQRLEVTITDGSGRLQLVFFGNGVHKPHKELLPGTRALFAGKVSVFNRRLQLAHPAYELLRSDDEDQAAETVESWAGALIPLYPATAKLESWKIAKAVQTVLPSAQEAVDPLPGALREGRGLVPLPEALLKIHRPHTKADIADARARLKWDEAFVLQVALARRRHADAQLPAVAREPRPDGLLAAFDARLPFTLTEGQRKVSREIFADLATEHPMHRLLQGEVGSGKTLVALRAMLAVVDAGGQAAMLAPTEVLAQQHHRSVVEMMGELAEGGMLGGAEHATKVVLLTGSMGAAARRQALLDLATGEAGIVIGTHALIEDKVQFHDLGLVVVDEQHRFGVEQRDALRGKGKQPPHLLVMTATPIPRTVAMTVFGDLETSVLDQLPAGRSPIASHVVPAADKPHFLARAWERVREEVGNGHQAYVVCPRIGDDADEAADAKKAAKKEASEGEADKRPPLAVLDVAEQLARGPLKGLRVEVLHGRMQPDDKDAVMRRFAAGEADVLVATTVIEVGVNVPNATVMVVMDADRFGVSQLHQLRGRVGRGSAPGLCLLVTEMPAASAARQRLDAVAATLDGFELSRIDLEQRREGDVLGQAQSGARSSLRVLAVIEDEEVIAEARREAAAVVAADPDLEHLPGLRTALDALLDEEREQYLEKG
- a CDS encoding DAK2 domain-containing protein is translated as MAQVPQRFFDALAVRSWCGLALRALGRAREEIDAINVYPVADGDTGTNLYLTVESAAAAVEAVFAGHEASGGRREEASAAGGAGARGAGPGAAGASGGPSLTDAVQAMAHGALIGARGNSGTILAQMLRGMAQVLGGRDGGARADGTGLRLALRHAADSARQAVAHPVEGTVLSVASAAADAADGTEGDCGAVARAAYEGARAALAATPGQLPVLRRAGVVDAGGRGLVSVLAALVEALTGEAPEAGPAAYRPAAPLGGAHPRVRTAPLDGAPVREEAVHPEDAPARGEHAGPDAPADDPGASGPPGTCDLPGAGPAFEVIYLLEADDDAVTRLRERLDALGDSLVVVGGDGLWNVHVHVDDAGAAVEAGVEAGRPYRIRITHFGQGDAHTAGAGHPPRARAQRAVVAVVPGEGLAGLYSEAGATTVLARPGEPPASGELVEAVRRAHAREVVLLPNDAELRHTAAAAAEQARAAGVRVALIPTRSAVQGIAALAVHEPGRSFDEDVVAMTSAAGATRYAEVTVAEREAWTTAGICQAGDVLGLIDGDVAVIGADVTATARTVLDRMLAAGGELVTLVLGDEAPETVAGHLEARVREAYLAVDTVVYRGGRQGSLLLIGVE